Below is a window of 'Nostoc azollae' 0708 DNA.
TCACTTCCCATGTTTGGCGACAAGATCATAACGGTTTCTCTCACCAAGATCCTGGTTTTCTAGATCATGTTATTAATAAAAAGTCCGAAATTATTCGCGTCTATCTGCCACCTGATGCTAACACTTTGTTATCAGTAACCGACCACTGTTTAAGAAGTCGTAACTATGTCAATGTCATTGTGGCTGGAAAACAACCTGCATTACAATATTTAGACATAGATACAGCTATTAAACACTGTACCAAAGGTTTAGGAATTTGGGAATGGGCAAGTAGTGATCAAGGTGGTGACACTGATGTAGTGATGGCTTGTGCTGGGGATATTCCAACTTTAGAAACCTTAGCAGCAGTGGATATTTTGCGTCAGTATTTCCCAGAACTAAAAGTGCGGGTAGTGAGCGTAGTTAATTTGATGAAACTACAGCCACAAAGTGAACATCCTCACGGTTTAACCAGCAAAGAGTTTGATACTATTTTTACCACTGATAAACCGGTTATTTTTGCTTTCCATGGTTATCCTTGGTTAATTCATCGTCTCACCTATCGTCATACTAACCACAAAAATCTTCATGTACGTGGTTATAAGGAGGAAGGAACAACAACCACACCTTTTGATATGGTGGTGATGAATGATCTAGATAGATTCCATCTGGTCATGGATGTAATTGACCGTGTACCCAAGTTGGGTTATAAAGGCGCTTACGTGAAGCAAAAATTACAAGATAAGTTGATTGAACATAAGTATTACATTGAGAAATACGGCGAAGATATGCCGGAAATTCGAGATTGGACTTGGTCCTATTAGAATAGGAATGTAGGGACGTTTTTTATAAGCGTCTCTACTTTTGTTTGGGGTAAATATTTAAAAGATTATAAAAAATCCTATTAAATTAATCAATATTAATGAAATATTTCTTGATAAGAAGAAATTGAATTAGCAATAGGTGATGCTAGTATTGAAGTCATGAACGGAATATATAATTCATGAATTTCAAATAGTAGAAATGGTAGATCGAATCCAGGCTATTTCCACTGCTTTAAAATTTATATAACTGACTTATATCTATTGCTTTAAAGATTTATAAAAAGCTATTGCAGAAATTTTAATTCAATTACCCGGTGGTGAAGATTGGGAATTAGGTAAAAGGTAATACCATTTTGGATGGTTAATTGAGAAAGTGTTGCTGTATAAACTGTTGATTTTTCGATGTGTTGCCATCATTCTTTCATTTGGTATAGGTTATCAGTTACAGCAGGAGTCAGGAGTGAGGAGTAAAACTCTCTTGCTGTCTAGGTTTCAATTTAGATCCTGTACCTCATTGATCTGTAATCTGCTGTATACTTTAAACACAGATATACCGTTATTTTAAAAATGTATCTAATAATCACTAATAACTAATGACTAATAACTAAACCTTAAAATATGCCAGCTAAATCAGCTTCATACCTTTTTTAACTGTAAGAATCAGCTAAGTCAGAGTAGAGTTAACCCGGCCAATAATCCTTGGTTGAATCCCACATTCGGCACCCTAAAGTGCCACAGAGATAAATTACGGAGAGAAAAAATCCAAGGGAGCATAAAAACAAACATATGCAGTGAAGAAAGGCATTGGAGAAACAGTAAAGCACCAAAAATAGCATCAAGAGCTATTCTCAATAAGGAGCAATAAGAAAGAACACCGCCCAGAGGAGTCAACAGATCAATACTTAGACTCATAGACTGAAGTAAAAAAAGAAATTATGGACATAGTAAAATAGAGCTATAAATCAAGGAGATTAGGTTATTTTCTGATATTAATTAAATTAATGGAGAGAAAAATTAGGTAAGTAATTGATAGTAGGGAAAACAATGATATGGTACAAGATTTAGAATGCAATCTCTCTCTTGAGTCCAGTTAGAGATGTGTTCTTCTTGGCTAAGTGTAACTACATGAATAGACTGAAAGCATGGAAAAATCCAGCGTAAAGTGGGGCGGTCAGTTGGTTTGCTCAATTGATTTTTGACTGTTGATTTAGACTCTCTCAAAGGGGTTCTAATTTGTCGTTGCCCTAAAGTATAAACCAGCAGACATAAACCCATCATCATTCCCAGTGACTCCATTCTATCTGGACTATTTAAGAAAATACTGTCTGCAAAAAATAATGGGTCTTTGAGAAAAGCAAACCCCCTCTCGCAAGACTGTTGAGCTTTATATTCACTCAAGATGGAGTCATGGGTAAGTTCATTTGAATCCAAAAGGTTTGTAGCAATAATAAAAGGCCCTGCCCTCAGAAATTCTGTATTAATTTTACTTTCATTCTGGGAGACTGTAGCTGATATTTCAGAGGATATCTCTCCTGAACTATCTTTTTTCTTAGATTTGATTTGAGTAACTTTACTCTGGTTAATTTGGTGATATTTGAATTGTTTGAATAGTTTAGATAACCCCTTGATAGCATCACCTTCACAAGCAAATTTTTCTGGTGATAACTTTTTCAAATCTTGCACAGCTTTTGATTGTGCCTTGGTAATTTTTTGTGAGAGTTTACCCAGGTCTGATTCTCTTCTTTCTTGACTTTGCACTACTAACCATCTTTGTTCTATTCCTGGATAATTTACTGTTTTTGAAGCTAGTTTATATCCGGGTAAGTTACTACCAACAAAGTCTGCTTCTGGTAATGTTGATATTAATGATTGTGCTGATTTTACGCTTAATGGCACTGGACATAACCAGCTTAAACCTGACATCATTCATCATTTTTAGATTTGATTCTGTATATAAGGCCCAGTCTGCTACTATGAGACTGTTAACTTTTAGTTAACTTTTAATTGTTTTTGGCACTCTACTGCTATTTTACCAAAGCATGATGAATCTGCTTGGTTTCCCGATGCTAGTTTTAAAAATATATATTGGTATGTCTCCATCTCCTGAACATATCATTTCTATGATGAACTGTTTTAACTCCGGTCTATGGTCACCAGAACAACCGTAGGTGATGGTTATTTCTTTTGGTGATTTTACTGCTAATTCTTCTATTTCTTAATTATTTCCTACTTTTTGACTCTCAAAGATTACTTCTAGTAAGCTAGTATTATATTGCCAATGTATGTGCATTTATGATGAGTCTAGATGCCCTGCTCATAGGGATAATCCAAATTCTTGGGCTGCTTTTAAGGCGACAATAAAAAATATTCTATCCAATCCTTTTATAAATAGTTTATCGATGACTCTCCCCAGTTTATCGTCCTTGAGATATTCTGGTTTTACTCCTGGTCCTATTAGATGGTCACAGGGGATTGTTTCAAAATCTTGGGGAAACATATATAAGGGTTTTTATACAAATCCTAACCCGTTGATTATCATGGCTTTTACTACATGACCCGGACTTACTTTCTTTCCAATTTCAAGGATTATTTCTACTACTCCTATGGGGTCTATTATTCCTGCTAGTATGCCTAAATGGTATAGGTTTTGGATTTCCATTTTTTGAAGCTTTGATTTCACAAAAGAATTATCCACAACTCCTGTTGTGATTAAATCGTTTCTTCTTCTGTTCTAATTTAATTTTTAAATCATTAAATTTTCTTTTCCTTTATCTTCCTTTACAAAACTTTATTCTCTCACTCTATTGCCATTTTAATCATACTTATTCTCATTAAGCCTTTTCTTCCTTGAAGGGGCTTCACTTCTTGTGTACTACTACCTGTGACAGTTAGGGTGCGGAAGGTGGGTTGAATCTCTAAATACATGAGGTTAAATTTTGGTGAAGTTAAAAGTTGGGATCAATGGATTTGGTCGTATCGGTCGACTTTTACTGCGGGCGGGAATTAAAAACCCTAACCTTGAATTTATAGGTATTAATGATTTAGTTACACCCGATAATCTTGCTTACCTTTTAAGGTACGGCTCTACACACGGTAAGTTAAAAGGTAAGGTGGAAGCTAGAGAAGATGGAATGATAATTGATGGTCATTTTATCCCTTGTGTATCGGTAAGAAATCCGGCGGAATTGCCTTGGGGTAAATTAGGCGTAGATTATGTTGTTGAATGTACTGGATTCACCGACTATGCTGGGGCTAAAAACTATCTGAAAGCTGGTTGGTGCGAAGCGAGTTGTAATTTCTGCACGTACCAAGGAAGCAGACAAGGTAAAAACAATGGTGATGGGTGTAAATCATCAGTTGTTTAATCCAGCAAAGGATTTAATTTTTTTCAATGCTAATTGAAATACAAATTGTTTAGCCCCGATTGCTAAAGTTATCAATGACAACTTTGGTTTAACTAAAGGGTTGATGACTACAGTTCACGCGATGATAACTACTCAACCCACGGTAGGTAGCCCAAGTAAAAAAGATTGGCGCGGTGGACGTAGTGCAGCATGCAGCGAAAATATTATTCCTTCTTCCACAGGCCCGGCTAAGGCTGTGGCTTTGGTGTTACCGGAGTTGAAGGGTAAGTTAACTGGTATGGCTTTCCGAGTTCCAACACCGGATGTCTTTGTAGTTGACTTGACTTTCAAAACTGCTAAAGCTACCAGTTACAAAGAAATTTGTGCAGCGATGAAAAAGGCATCTGCGCGTGAGTTAGCAAGTGTTCTGAGGTATACTATGAGGCAGTGTTATCTACTGATTTTCAAGGTGATACCCATTCCAGTATTTTCGACGTAGGTGCAGGAATTGAATTAAATTCCAATTTCTTCAAAGCTGTCTGTTGGTATGACAACGAATGGGGTTATTCCAACTCTGTTATTAATTTGATGTTCTCAATGGCACAGAAAGAGTGATTTAGGTAATTGGGGACTGGGGATTGGGGCATGGGGCTTATAAAGTCCACGCCCAAACTTTTCACCATTTGCGGTGTATTAGTAGTGAGTTAAAAAGACCGATGGCTATTCTGCAAGATTTGTGTGGTCTGAATATTCTTTTGGGGAACCTACCAGCGGAAGGGTTGATGCTGGAAACGGGTAGTGAAGTTATCTTTCTCTTCCAGAAAAAGGGTGAAAGTATTGATGAAATTCCCCTACCACTACCAACTTTATTCCCAATGATGCGACCTGGTGAACCGATTTTGATTAATGATAGTCGTGTGAAGTTGATAAAATTTGCACCCATGTCCATATTGGGAGGTCGATTTCTACTCATAAGGGTGTGAATTTACCTGCTACTCCATTACCTTTGAGTTCAATCACGGAAAAGGATTTGATGGATTTGCGGTTTGGTATTCAGTTGGGTGTAGACTGGGTGGTAGTTTCTTTTGTGCGATCGCCCCAAGATTTAGAACTAGTAAAACCCATGATTGAAGCTACTGGTGCCAAAATTCGCGTCATTGCTAAAATTGAACGCCCTGAAGCTGTAGCACAGCTAGATGATATCTTCAAAGTTTCTGATGGAATTAACGGGACTTAAATAAAAGTTAACAGTAAAAAGGAGTATAATGGGCTTTCGGTGTAGCTTTCACGTTCCAAGAAGCTGATGAAAGAAACCACTGCCCCAGTAATGGCACCATGGTTTGAAAGATGGTGTTAAAGGTTTGATGATGTATTTACTCATCAAGGGGAAAGAAGAGAGTTTAGACATTATTTAGGGGGATGATTGGGTGAAAGTGAGAGAAAAAACCTATTTTAAATGGCAGAGAATGCCCTAGGGGTGACGTACCACCGATTACACCACGTTTTAACTGAAGCACCTTGGTCCAGTTCCCAAGTCAATGACCGTCGGTTAGAGATTGTGAACAAGTGTAGTCAGAGGAGAATCACAAGAGGATTTAGCTTAATAATTGATGATTATGACCATAGAAAAAGCGGGAATTTTAGGGATGGAGTAGGAAGAAAATATATTGGAGAAATTGGGAAAAGGGATAATGGGAATAGTAGTAGTAACAACACATCTATATGGCAGTAAAAGCTTACCATTAGATATAGAGTTATATCACCACGGTGATTCTTGACCCAAAGGGAAACAAGACCCTATATTTGAGAATAAACCTGAGTTAGGAATTAAATTAATAGATCTGACCTTAAGCCGTGGTAATCAACCAGGAATAGTAATTATAGATCCTGGATATGGCCACAATACATCTTTCTTATTAAAGATAGAAAATCGGCATTGAAAGTATTGAGGAGGACTAGCTAAAAATCCCAAAGTCCTTGCCAGTGACCAAGAGGATAGTCCATAAATAATTAGGTTAGATGAACTAGCACAAAGTTTACCCCAAGAGGCTTTTACAGAAATTGAACTGGAGTTAGATAAACCCAAAACATTATGGGTAGTAACTAAAGAAGTAGAAATATCAGCCTTAACTGGAAAGGGCAATATTGCTATCGTCATCAACGGTTCTACTTTCTCTCAAGCCACTGATATTGACTACTTTATGACCAACATTTCTTCATCAATTGTCACCCCCCAATGGATAGTTGATACATATTCTCAAAGAAATCGGGTAGAAGTTGTTTACAGGGAAGCCAAGGGATGGTTAGGACTCAAAGAATATCAAGTTGGAGATAACAGCAGTTTACTGCGCCATTGTATTTTGGTTTTCTGTGCCTACACTCTTTTCTTTGCCATCAGTGGACTGGAGGATTAAGACCAAGGTGGGCTAAGAAACCTTTGAATACTTTTACTGAAGCTTTAGAAGTGTTGAGAACAGCCATATCTTTTCTATTTATTGATTGGTTCAACTGGAATTACGTCCCGTTATGATTGCGCGGGGTCATTTAGGCGTAGAAATACCTATTCACGAAGTTCCTCTGATTGAAAATCAGATCACTCGTCGCTGTAATATTGCTGATAAGCCCGTAATTAAGGCTACCCAAATGCTAGAGTCAACTAGCGCCCCTGACCCTACCCGCCCTGAAGCCACTGACGTTGCGAATTCTATCTTGGATGGTACGGATGCCGTGGTGTTGTCTGGAGAAACTGCTGTAGATGAATATCCCATTGCGGCTGTTCAGACGATGCACACTGTGCAAACAGAAAAGGTGCTGGAGGAGGGTGCTAAACAGACTTGGAATAGTGAAGCGGGTTGTCTGAGTGTCACGGAATCAGTAGCCCAAGCAGTGTGTCGGATTGCTTATGAAACGGGCGCTAAAGCTATTCTTTGTAATTCTACTTCCAGGAATACAGCTAGACTAATTTCTAAATACCGTCCCCTGACTCCGATTATTACTCTCACCTCTAAGGCTATTGCTTACCGTCAGTTAGCTTTATCTTGGGGTGTAGAACCTTTGCTAATTCAAGCTGTTCATCATGCAGAGGCAATGTTTACAAATGTGGTAAACACAGTTATTGATAGGGATTGTGTGAAAAAAGGTGACAAGGTCGTAATTACCTCTGCTGTCCCAGTTGGTCAATCAGGAACAACCAGTTTAATCAAAGTGCATTCAATTGGACAGCCAATTACAGCATCAGACATCTAAAATGGGGCTAAGGAAGCGGTTTTTGCTTTCCTCGACTAGGTTTCATTAGGCAATAGTTAAGAAAAATTGCCAGAATCCGAATTATGTGGAAGATCAAAGAGTTTAAATAATTGGGGATTGGTAAATCCTACACCAAAAAAATTCACGGAGTATGTTATGCCTAAGAATTTACTGGAACAGTTGCGGGAAGTAACCGTTGTCGTGGCTGATACTGGGGATATCCAAGCAATTGAAAAGTTTAAACCCCAAGATGCTACTACCAATCCTTCACTGATTACTACTGCGGCACAAATGCCAGAATATGAGGATATTGTTGACCAAACTTTAATCAAAGCTAAAAAAGATGCAGGTTCTCAAGCTACCCAAGCACAGGTAGTTTCTTTGGCTTTTGACCGTTTGGCGGTGTCCTTTGGGTTGAGGATTTTGCAAATTATTCCCGGTCGGGTGTCTACTGAAGTAGATGCACGGTTATCTTATAATACAGATGCTACTGTAGCTAAAGCACGGGATTTGATTGCTCAGTATAAGGCAGCTGGTATTGCTAAAGAACGGGTTTTGATTAAAATTGCCGCTACTTGGGAAGGTATCAAGGCTGGGGAAATTTTGGAAAAAGAAGGTATTCACTGTAACTTAACTTTACTATTTGGTATCCACCAAGCGATAGCTTGTGCTGAAGCTGGTATCACTCTAATTTCCCCCTTCGTGGGACGCATCCTAGACTGGTATAAGAAAGATACCGGACGAGATAGCTATCCCTCTGCTGAAGATCCAGGTGTATTGTCTGTCACTAAAATCTATAACTACTACAAGAAATTCGGTTATAAAACTGAAGTTATGGGTGCAAGCTTCCGTAACATCGGCGAAATTACCGAACTTGCTGGTTGTGATTTGTTGACTATTTCTCCCAGTTTATTAACTGAATTGCAAAATACTGTTGCCGAATTACCACGGAAACTTGATCCCGCAAAGGTACCAGGTTTGTCAATTGAAAAAATCTCTGTTGATAAAGCCAGCTTTGATAAGATGCACGCTGGCGATCACATGGCATCTAATAAACTTGCAGAAGGTATAGATGGTTTCACCAAGGCTTTAATTACCTTAGAACAATTACTAGCAGAAAGATTAGCTCGTTTAGAGAGTGAAATGGTAGCTGCTGGTTAGGAAAATTGACCAATAATTTGATACATCTGGGGTGGGCAGTCCCCACCCTATTGTTTAGGGGTAGATGTATCTGTTACAAGATGTATAAATTTTTTCCTTTGACTTTGTATGCTTGCATGAATATATCCCACTAATATGATTTGCGGTCAAAAGTCTTCATTTTGTTGCAAATAAAAAACGAAAAATCAAGATTTTATACCACATCGTGAGTTTAAAAAATAGGTGTTTTTGGATTAGTGGGATAAGTTCGTGATATTTTCCCTATCAATATTTTTTACATTTATTTTCCTTGATAAGCTATGAAACTTGCATCCATATCAATCACTACCATACCACCCCGATTTCTCTCAATTTGTCGCCAGACTTCATAGCCCATGCAGGCAGATTGCCTTCTCCCAATCACCAAGTGAACACTTAGAAACTTCTAAATCCAAGGTCATATTTTTGATAATCCTCAATAATTGTTCATCTATTTCTGAAACTCCTTCCAAGAACCCATGATCTTTGTTATATATCCCCAACTTCTTAAATAAATTGGGGATTTGCGAAATATGGGTTAGATATTAACGCACTTCGTTCAAGCTCTCCACTTGCTTGGTAAACATCTGCGTGAACAAACTAAGTACAGTACGTTCCTCGCGAACTTTAATATTACCGGTAATTGACATCCCAGACTGTAATGCTATCTTTTTGCCTTGAGTTTCTAGTTTTTGTTTATGCAAGCTAACTCTGGCTGGAAATCTATAAAATTGATGAATTTGATCTGGGGGTAAAGCATCTGAACCGATATCAATCACCTGACCTTTAATATCTCCAAATTCGCTAAAAGGAAAGGAATCAATTCTCACATCTACGTTCATACCTACCCTTACAAATCCAATATCTTTATTGGTGATAAATACTTCAGCAACATATTTATCATTAGGTACAATTTGCAATAATTTTTGGGTGGTGTTTGCTACAAACCCAGGATTTTTGGCTTGCATATCGAACACTGTCCCTTCTATAGGAGCACGGACCTCTTGATATCTAACATTTAATTGCGTCTGGGAAATCTTACTGTTAATATCTCCCAATTTCTGCTCATTATCCAGAATAATCTTCATAAATTGGCTGTCTATTTCGGCAATCCTCTTTTTGTTGTTAGCTATCTGCTCCAGAACGTTTTTATCAGTAACTGCTACTGTATTAGTTACTTCCTGCTGTCCTTTTTGAATATCAAGCTGGAGGCGTTTTTCTTCCTCAGTTAATTGTGATATTTCTGCTTTTAAAGTTTGTACTTGTTGTTGCTGATTGAGATATTGCAGTTGAGAAATTCCACCTTCGACTGCTAATATTTTGAGTTTATCCAAAATCTGTGTTTGAATGGCTAAACTATCTTGAGTATTTCTTATTTTGACGATGGTTTGTGATAGTTGCTTCCTGATTTTTTCAACTTCTAATTTAGCTGCGCTAGATCGGGAATCTAATTCCCTCTTCGCTGCTATGAGGCGTTGTTGTTCATCAATTCCGTTGCTATTTTCTGGTGGAGTATTCTTTAATTGAGAACGCAGTAGTTCATTTTCTGTTACTAATGATGCTCGATGTTTAAGGAGAAAAGCAGATTCTGGTGACAAGTTACTACGTAAAAAGTCCAACTCTGAGGTGATACCTGTGCTTGCTCCCATCAAGCGACGATAAATATCGTTTTCTTTAGTTAAAGCAACGCGAATTTTATTTAAGGAACTTAACTCAGCTAAAGTTGCAACCGATTCAAATGTTAAGATCAAGTCTCCTTTTTTTACGGTTTGACCATCTTTTACATAAACAGATTTTACAACTCCATTAATGGGAGCTTGTACTTCTTTGACTGTTCCCTCTGGTTTTAATTGACCTGTTGCTGGAACTACTTGTTCAAGTTTGGAAAAATAAGCCCACCCAACTCCAAAACAGGCTACAACCATCAAGGTAATCATGATGGTACGTGACCATATTGGTGATTGACATAAGACTATAGACTGTTCAAATTCATCCTGCTTATAGGCATTAGTTAAGGATGCTATTTTAGCTTTTTTGCGAGGTGTCAGCAACTGTAGACTTTGATTTTTTCCATTGCCGTTGCTATTGATTTGGTTAGCATTAAGTTGAGTCATAACAATTTTAGTTTTCTTTACTCAGGATTTGATGACTAAGAGATTTAAGAGGATTAATATTGATTTGGAGATGATTTAAGATTGATACTGATTTTAGTTCGCTCCGTATATTATGCTGGAATTTTGAATTGATAACTTATCTATGAGCAATTGTTAATTAGTCTCAAGT
It encodes the following:
- a CDS encoding HlyD family efflux transporter periplasmic adaptor subunit; translated protein: MTQLNANQINSNGNGKNQSLQLLTPRKKAKIASLTNAYKQDEFEQSIVLCQSPIWSRTIMITLMVVACFGVGWAYFSKLEQVVPATGQLKPEGTVKEVQAPINGVVKSVYVKDGQTVKKGDLILTFESVATLAELSSLNKIRVALTKENDIYRRLMGASTGITSELDFLRSNLSPESAFLLKHRASLVTENELLRSQLKNTPPENSNGIDEQQRLIAAKRELDSRSSAAKLEVEKIRKQLSQTIVKIRNTQDSLAIQTQILDKLKILAVEGGISQLQYLNQQQQVQTLKAEISQLTEEEKRLQLDIQKGQQEVTNTVAVTDKNVLEQIANNKKRIAEIDSQFMKIILDNEQKLGDINSKISQTQLNVRYQEVRAPIEGTVFDMQAKNPGFVANTTQKLLQIVPNDKYVAEVFITNKDIGFVRVGMNVDVRIDSFPFSEFGDIKGQVIDIGSDALPPDQIHQFYRFPARVSLHKQKLETQGKKIALQSGMSITGNIKVREERTVLSLFTQMFTKQVESLNEVR
- a CDS encoding transaldolase, with product MPKNLLEQLREVTVVVADTGDIQAIEKFKPQDATTNPSLITTAAQMPEYEDIVDQTLIKAKKDAGSQATQAQVVSLAFDRLAVSFGLRILQIIPGRVSTEVDARLSYNTDATVAKARDLIAQYKAAGIAKERVLIKIAATWEGIKAGEILEKEGIHCNLTLLFGIHQAIACAEAGITLISPFVGRILDWYKKDTGRDSYPSAEDPGVLSVTKIYNYYKKFGYKTEVMGASFRNIGEITELAGCDLLTISPSLLTELQNTVAELPRKLDPAKVPGLSIEKISVDKASFDKMHAGDHMASNKLAEGIDGFTKALITLEQLLAERLARLESEMVAAG
- a CDS encoding pyruvate kinase gives rise to the protein MNLPATPLPLSSITEKDLMDLRFGIQLGVDWVVVSFVRSPQDLELVKPMIEATGAKIRVIAKIERPEAVAQLDDIFKVSDGINGT
- a CDS encoding pyruvate kinase, with the protein product MVQLELRPVMIARGHLGVEIPIHEVPLIENQITRRCNIADKPVIKATQMLESTSAPDPTRPEATDVANSILDGTDAVVLSGETAVDEYPIAAVQTMHTVQTEKVLEEGAKQTWNSEAGCLSVTESVAQAVCRIAYETGAKAILCNSTSRNTARLISKYRPLTPIITLTSKAIAYRQLALSWGVEPLLIQAVHHAEAMFTNVVNTVIDRDCVKKGDKVVITSAVPVGQSGTTSLIKVHSIGQPITASDI
- a CDS encoding pyruvate kinase, which encodes MGHGAYKVHAQTFHHLRCISSELKRPMAILQDLCGLNILLGNLPAEGLMLETGSEVIFLFQKKGESIDEIPLPLPTLFPMMRPGEPILINDSRVKLIKFAPMSILGGRFLLIRV